A genomic window from Anaerolineae bacterium includes:
- the argH gene encoding argininosuccinate lyase: MTEKPWGGRFSEKTDRGVEIFTSSIDVDKRLYAYDIEGSIAHCSMLAKASIITEEDSSSIIQGLSNIKKEFEREEFLFDDGLEDIHMHIESRLLHVVGKVAQKLHTARSRNDQVALDVRMYLRDETAKIIKSLINLKKVILLFAKANIDTILPGYTHLQRAQPVLLAHHTMAYYEMFLRDADRFRDCLKRINVMPLGSGALAGTTFQIDRDYTAKLLKFKEVSRNSIDSVSDRDFIIEFLSAASICMMHFSRLSEEVILWSTYEFGFIDLPDSFATGSSIMPQKKNPDVPELVRGKTGRVFGNLMAILSIMKSLPLAYNRDMQEDKEPLFNTVDILKACIDIYSSMLPKLKINKETMREAATKGFLNATDLADYLVTAGMPFRQAHTCAGKAVSYALDNDKELHELTLKELKPFSSLIKKDVFNILSTDQMINRRTSFGGTARKNVLAAIKAAEKGLNAVEHADE; the protein is encoded by the coding sequence ATGACAGAAAAGCCATGGGGCGGCAGATTTTCAGAAAAAACAGATAGAGGCGTAGAGATTTTTACCTCTTCAATAGATGTGGATAAGCGGCTCTATGCTTATGATATTGAAGGCAGTATCGCTCATTGCAGTATGCTTGCAAAGGCGTCGATTATTACAGAAGAGGATTCTTCATCAATAATACAGGGCCTTAGCAATATAAAAAAGGAATTTGAGAGAGAAGAATTCCTGTTTGATGATGGTCTGGAGGATATCCATATGCATATTGAATCCAGACTTCTCCATGTGGTAGGAAAGGTTGCCCAGAAGCTTCATACAGCAAGGAGCCGTAATGATCAGGTGGCCCTGGATGTGCGTATGTACCTTAGAGATGAGACCGCAAAGATTATTAAAAGCCTCATTAATCTGAAAAAAGTTATTTTGTTATTTGCCAAGGCCAATATTGATACTATTTTGCCTGGATATACCCATCTGCAGAGAGCGCAGCCGGTGCTTTTGGCTCACCATACGATGGCCTATTATGAGATGTTTTTGCGGGATGCGGACAGATTCAGGGACTGTCTGAAACGGATAAATGTAATGCCGCTCGGAAGCGGAGCCCTTGCCGGAACAACATTTCAGATCGACAGAGATTACACGGCCAAGCTTCTTAAATTTAAAGAGGTGTCGAGAAACAGTATAGATTCGGTTTCAGACAGAGATTTTATCATTGAATTCTTATCAGCGGCAAGTATATGCATGATGCATTTCAGCCGCTTATCGGAAGAGGTTATTTTATGGTCCACATATGAGTTCGGTTTTATTGACCTTCCTGATTCATTTGCCACAGGAAGCAGTATCATGCCCCAAAAGAAAAACCCTGATGTTCCTGAACTGGTCCGCGGGAAAACCGGTCGTGTTTTTGGGAATCTGATGGCCATTTTATCCATTATGAAATCATTACCGCTTGCCTATAATCGGGACATGCAGGAGGATAAAGAGCCTTTGTTTAATACGGTTGATATTTTAAAAGCCTGCATTGATATATATTCGTCGATGCTTCCCAAGCTGAAAATCAACAAAGAGACAATGCGTGAGGCCGCAACCAAAGGGTTTTTAAATGCAACAGATCTGGCTGATTATCTTGTGACCGCGGGAATGCCTTTTCGGCAGGCTCATACCTGCGCAGGCAAAGCAGTAAGCTATGCGCTGGACAATGATAAAGAACTGCACGAACTTACATTAAAAGAGTTAAAACCTTTTTCAAGCCTGATTAAAAAGGATGTTTTTAATATTTTAAGCACAGATCAGATGATAAATCGCAGGACATCTTTTGGCGGAACCGCCAGAAAAAATGTTCTGGCTGCTATAAAGGCCGCTGAAAAGGGTCTTAATGCTGTGGAGCATGCTGATGAATAA
- a CDS encoding acetylornithine transaminase translates to MKTDIINRADKVIAKTYNRFPIVITRGKGCTVWDSEGKAYTDFVAGIAVCNLGHAHPAVSKALSDQANTLFHVSNLYYTVPQVELASWLVDNSFADRVFFCNSGAEANEAAIKLARKYFNDKGDLHRNRIIAMEKSFHGRTMATLSATGQDKIKQGFDPLLEGFDFVPFNDIDALKNKINTSTCAVIIEPVQGEGGVRCPDAEYLKDVRRLCDKTGVLLVFDEIQTGIGRTGKLFAYEHFGIKPDIMTLAKALANGLPIGAMLAKEHIAEAFGPGSHASTFGGTPVVTAASLEVVRTLVRERVIDHCLQVGAYFKERLLWLKDRHDSITDVRGIGLLLGIKLKTDAGPVVKKCMEKGFLINCVQGNILRFIPPLIIEKDEINSLIKCLDEILMAGLN, encoded by the coding sequence ATGAAAACCGATATAATAAATAGAGCTGATAAGGTTATAGCAAAAACATATAACAGGTTTCCGATTGTAATCACAAGGGGCAAAGGATGCACCGTCTGGGACAGCGAAGGCAAGGCTTATACCGATTTTGTAGCGGGGATCGCCGTTTGCAACCTTGGTCACGCGCATCCAGCAGTGTCAAAGGCTTTGTCAGATCAGGCAAACACCCTTTTTCATGTGTCGAACCTTTATTATACTGTTCCCCAGGTAGAGCTTGCGTCATGGCTTGTCGACAACAGTTTTGCAGACAGGGTTTTTTTCTGCAACAGCGGCGCTGAAGCAAACGAGGCTGCAATAAAATTAGCCAGAAAATATTTCAATGATAAAGGAGATCTGCACCGTAACAGGATAATAGCCATGGAGAAATCTTTTCATGGACGCACCATGGCCACCCTTTCTGCTACCGGCCAGGACAAGATCAAGCAGGGTTTTGACCCATTACTCGAAGGTTTTGATTTTGTGCCTTTTAACGATATTGACGCGCTAAAAAATAAAATAAACACATCTACATGCGCGGTTATTATAGAGCCTGTCCAGGGTGAAGGGGGTGTCCGCTGCCCTGATGCCGAATACCTTAAAGACGTGAGGCGGCTTTGTGATAAAACAGGGGTTTTGCTGGTTTTTGATGAAATACAGACAGGAATTGGACGGACCGGAAAACTTTTTGCTTATGAGCATTTCGGGATTAAGCCTGATATCATGACATTGGCCAAAGCGCTTGCCAATGGATTACCAATAGGAGCTATGCTGGCTAAAGAGCATATTGCCGAGGCATTCGGGCCGGGTTCACATGCTTCGACATTTGGAGGCACGCCGGTTGTTACCGCTGCTTCATTAGAAGTTGTCAGGACGCTTGTCAGGGAAAGGGTTATAGACCATTGCTTGCAGGTCGGAGCCTATTTTAAGGAAAGACTTTTGTGGCTGAAAGACAGGCATGATTCCATTACAGATGTTCGCGGAATCGGTTTGCTGCTTGGAATAAAACTTAAAACAGACGCAGGGCCTGTTGTGAAAAAATGCATGGAAAAAGGGTTTCTGATAAATTGCGTTCAGGGTAATATCCTGCGATTCATTCCTCCCCTTATCATAGAAAAGGATGAGATAAACTCCCTGATAAAATGCCTGGATGAAATATTGATGGCGGGATTGAATTGA
- the argB gene encoding acetylglutamate kinase: MTPNVADILIEALPYIRRFYGMTIVIKYGGHAMVDEQLKADFSQDITLLKFIGLNPIVVHGGGPQINSVLEQMGIDPKFVRGMRFTDEQTMDVVEMVLGGKVNKAIVAGINRYGGKAVGLSGKDGGLISAKKLHIKYQEDADKPPEIIDPGLVGQITHINPDIINTLTKEDFIPIVAPVGVGDSGETFNINADHVASRMAIALKAGRLIYITDVDGVLDASGSTISSINAEKINNMIQDKTVSRGMIPKLECALDALKNGVEKVHIINGCKRHCVLLELFTNKGIGTEVII, translated from the coding sequence ATGACTCCAAATGTTGCAGACATACTCATTGAAGCTCTTCCCTATATACGTCGTTTTTACGGGATGACCATTGTAATTAAATACGGCGGGCATGCAATGGTTGATGAGCAGTTAAAGGCCGATTTTTCCCAGGATATCACTTTGTTGAAATTTATTGGGCTCAACCCGATTGTTGTGCATGGCGGCGGCCCGCAGATCAACTCAGTCCTTGAGCAAATGGGGATAGATCCAAAGTTTGTCAGAGGAATGCGTTTTACCGACGAGCAGACTATGGATGTTGTGGAGATGGTACTTGGGGGCAAGGTAAACAAGGCGATTGTCGCTGGGATTAATCGATACGGGGGAAAAGCAGTCGGCTTAAGCGGCAAGGATGGAGGACTTATATCGGCAAAAAAACTCCATATCAAATATCAGGAGGATGCTGATAAGCCGCCTGAAATAATTGATCCAGGTCTGGTTGGACAGATTACACATATTAATCCTGATATTATCAATACGCTGACTAAAGAGGATTTTATCCCAATTGTTGCTCCGGTCGGGGTTGGAGATTCCGGAGAGACATTCAATATCAATGCTGATCATGTGGCAAGCAGGATGGCCATAGCGCTGAAAGCCGGACGTCTTATTTATATTACAGATGTTGACGGAGTGCTTGATGCCTCGGGCTCGACAATATCTTCAATCAATGCTGAAAAGATAAATAACATGATTCAGGATAAAACCGTTTCCAGGGGTATGATTCCAAAGCTTGAATGCGCTTTAGACGCACTGAAAAACGGGGTTGAAAAGGTTCACATTATTAATGGATGCAAACGTCACTGCGTATTGTTGGAGCTTTTTACCAACAAAGGGATCGGAACTGAAGTTATAATATGA
- the hslU gene encoding ATP-dependent protease ATPase subunit HslU, whose amino-acid sequence MGDLKPSEIVKELDKYIIGQHKAKRSVAVALRNRWRRQQVPEELRDEIAPKNIILIGPTGVGKTEIARRLSRLTDSPFTKVEASKFTEVGYMGRDVESMVRDLLELTVNMVKARAQEAVEEKALQIAEERMLDLLLPKPRAKQKQDSEAAQQIPIDFMAHNDDESSSTREKLREMLRQGKLDNRYVDIDISDRAVPVVEIFSSMGIEEMGINFKDMLGGIMPKSSKRRKLKVPEAMRILSQEEAQNLVDMEKVVSQAIEKVEQTGIIFLDEIDKIVSKNNSHGPDVSREGVQRDLLPIVEGCGVTTKYGPVKTDHILFIASGAFHTVKPSDLIPELQGRFPIRVELDSLGKDEFVRILTEPKNALLLQYLELLRTEGIDVIFENDAVAKIAAIAEEVNNLTENIGARRLHTLMEHLLEDILFDAPDMKEKRIVIDGKYVDDKFKDIKDDEDFSRYIL is encoded by the coding sequence ATGGGTGATTTAAAACCATCAGAAATCGTTAAAGAGCTGGATAAATATATTATTGGTCAGCACAAGGCAAAGCGTTCAGTAGCTGTTGCTTTAAGAAACAGATGGCGTCGGCAACAGGTTCCCGAAGAACTTCGCGATGAAATTGCGCCAAAAAACATTATACTTATCGGCCCAACAGGAGTGGGAAAAACAGAGATAGCGAGGAGGCTTTCCCGGCTTACAGATTCACCATTTACCAAGGTTGAGGCATCCAAGTTTACCGAAGTCGGATATATGGGCAGAGATGTTGAATCAATGGTAAGGGACCTGCTGGAACTTACCGTAAACATGGTTAAAGCAAGGGCTCAGGAAGCGGTGGAAGAAAAAGCGCTGCAGATTGCCGAAGAAAGAATGCTTGACCTTCTGCTTCCAAAACCAAGAGCAAAGCAAAAGCAGGATAGTGAAGCCGCACAACAAATCCCAATCGATTTTATGGCGCATAATGATGATGAATCATCCTCAACAAGAGAAAAACTTCGCGAAATGCTTCGGCAAGGAAAACTTGACAACCGGTATGTTGACATTGATATTTCAGATCGGGCTGTGCCTGTTGTGGAGATATTCTCGAGCATGGGGATAGAGGAGATGGGCATTAACTTTAAGGATATGTTGGGCGGCATAATGCCAAAAAGCTCAAAGAGAAGGAAGCTTAAAGTTCCTGAAGCCATGAGGATTTTATCTCAGGAAGAGGCTCAAAATCTTGTGGATATGGAGAAAGTCGTAAGCCAGGCAATTGAAAAGGTTGAACAGACAGGAATAATTTTTCTTGATGAGATAGACAAAATTGTGAGTAAAAACAACAGCCACGGCCCTGATGTGTCCAGGGAAGGGGTGCAGCGGGATCTTCTTCCCATAGTGGAAGGGTGCGGTGTTACAACCAAGTACGGTCCCGTGAAAACAGACCATATCCTTTTTATTGCTTCAGGCGCATTTCACACAGTTAAACCTTCTGATTTAATTCCCGAGCTTCAGGGCAGGTTCCCGATCCGGGTAGAACTTGATTCCCTTGGAAAGGACGAGTTCGTCAGGATACTTACCGAACCGAAAAACGCGTTGCTTCTTCAATACCTGGAGCTTTTAAGGACAGAAGGTATTGATGTGATTTTTGAGAATGATGCTGTGGCGAAAATCGCGGCAATTGCTGAAGAGGTTAATAATCTGACTGAAAATATCGGGGCAAGGAGACTCCATACACTGATGGAACATCTGCTTGAGGATATACTCTTTGATGCTCCTGACATGAAAGAAAAAAGGATTGTAATCGACGGAAAGTATGTTGATGATAAATTTAAGGATATCAAGGATGACGAAGATTTTAGCAGATATATCCTTTAA
- a CDS encoding argininosuccinate synthase, whose translation MMSDKINKVVLAYSGGLDTSVILKWLIETYDCEVIAFSADLGQEEELDHLEEKALKTGAKAVYIDDLKETFVKDYVFPAFRANAIYEHQYLLGTSLARPLIAKRQIEIAQIEGADAVSHGATGKGNDQVRFELSYLALNPGIKIIAPWREWTLNSRSSLMEFAEKHGIPVPTTPAKPYSSDRNLLHISYEGGVLENPWQEPPENMFTLTVSPENAPDKPEIIEIIFKEGDPVAINGKELSPANLLKELNRLGGRNGIGRADIVENRFVGMKSRGVYETPGGTILRTAHIAIESITMDREIMHLRDSLIPKYSEIIYYGFWFSPEMKLLQAMIDQTQHNVSGVVRLELYKGNCRVLGRKSDQSLYSEDFATFEKDSVFSQKDAEGFIRLNALRLRIQKMMNS comes from the coding sequence ATCATGTCTGATAAAATAAACAAGGTGGTTTTAGCCTATTCGGGCGGCCTTGATACATCAGTTATATTAAAATGGCTTATTGAGACATATGATTGCGAAGTGATCGCATTTTCAGCCGATTTAGGGCAGGAAGAGGAGCTTGATCATTTAGAAGAAAAAGCATTAAAGACCGGCGCTAAAGCGGTTTATATAGATGATCTTAAGGAGACCTTTGTTAAGGATTATGTATTTCCGGCTTTTCGCGCAAATGCCATTTATGAGCACCAGTATCTTTTAGGCACATCCCTTGCCAGACCCCTTATAGCGAAACGACAAATTGAGATAGCGCAGATAGAAGGGGCGGACGCCGTAAGCCATGGAGCTACAGGAAAGGGGAACGACCAGGTACGATTTGAGCTGAGCTATCTTGCGCTTAATCCAGGCATTAAAATCATTGCTCCATGGCGTGAATGGACGCTTAACTCTCGCTCATCCCTTATGGAGTTTGCAGAAAAACACGGCATACCTGTTCCGACAACCCCGGCAAAACCTTATAGCTCTGACAGAAACCTCCTTCATATAAGTTACGAAGGCGGCGTGCTTGAAAATCCCTGGCAGGAACCGCCTGAGAATATGTTTACATTGACTGTTTCGCCAGAGAACGCGCCTGACAAGCCTGAAATAATTGAAATAATTTTTAAGGAGGGTGATCCGGTTGCAATAAACGGTAAAGAGCTGTCGCCGGCAAATCTGCTTAAGGAGCTAAACAGACTTGGCGGCCGTAACGGCATAGGCAGGGCAGATATAGTTGAAAACCGCTTTGTCGGCATGAAATCCCGTGGAGTATATGAAACCCCCGGTGGCACTATATTGAGGACAGCCCACATAGCGATTGAATCGATTACCATGGACAGAGAGATAATGCATCTCAGGGATTCTTTGATACCTAAATATTCTGAAATCATATATTATGGTTTCTGGTTTTCACCTGAGATGAAGCTTCTGCAGGCTATGATAGACCAGACCCAGCATAATGTTTCAGGGGTTGTGCGCTTAGAACTATATAAGGGAAACTGCCGTGTTCTTGGGCGCAAATCAGATCAATCCCTTTACAGTGAGGATTTTGCAACATTTGAAAAAGACAGTGTTTTCAGCCAGAAAGATGCCGAAGGCTTTATCCGCCTTAATGCACTAAGATTGCGTATTCAAAAAATGATGAATTCGTAA
- the lysA gene encoding diaminopimelate decarboxylase produces MHHFNYRDNELYCEDVPVQTIAQKVGTPFYLYSHATLKRHFVTFNDAFDGIKRLVCFSAKANTSLAVLKLFAGLGSGLDIVSGGELYRGLKAGFQPDRIVYSGVGKRIDEIDYALNTGIMMFNVESLEELELINKRAGFLKLRAPVAIRVNPDVDPKTHPYISTGLKKNKFGIDIETASECYKVAKSLKNINVIGIDCHIGSQITQVQPFVDALKSIKVLINRLKDSGIEIRYLDIGGGLGITYNDESPPELNDYAGAIVKSLEGMPLQLILEPGRVIVGNAGILVTKVLYRKSGKDKEFIVVDAGMNDLARPSLYKAFHAIEPVVKSENELITADIVGPICESGDFLAADRRISNVKRDDLLAVMSAGAYGFTMSSNYCSRLRVAEVMVKDDRFYVVKKRQDYTDLIAGESIPPFLEN; encoded by the coding sequence ATGCATCATTTTAATTATCGTGACAATGAACTCTATTGTGAAGATGTTCCGGTTCAAACCATCGCTCAAAAGGTCGGCACCCCTTTTTATTTATACAGTCATGCCACATTAAAGCGTCATTTTGTCACCTTTAACGATGCGTTTGACGGCATAAAACGGCTTGTCTGTTTTTCTGCAAAGGCAAATACCAGCCTTGCTGTTTTAAAACTTTTTGCAGGTCTTGGAAGCGGCCTTGATATTGTTTCAGGAGGGGAACTCTATCGCGGATTAAAAGCCGGCTTTCAGCCCGATAGAATTGTCTATTCAGGCGTTGGAAAACGCATAGATGAGATCGACTACGCTCTTAATACAGGCATCATGATGTTTAACGTCGAATCTCTTGAAGAGCTTGAACTTATAAACAAAAGAGCCGGCTTTTTAAAATTGAGAGCTCCTGTTGCAATCCGGGTAAATCCTGATGTTGATCCCAAAACACATCCATATATTTCAACGGGTCTGAAAAAGAATAAATTTGGTATTGACATTGAGACCGCGAGTGAATGCTACAAGGTTGCAAAGAGCTTAAAGAATATTAATGTAATAGGAATCGACTGTCATATCGGATCACAGATTACCCAGGTGCAGCCTTTTGTAGATGCGCTGAAAAGCATCAAGGTGTTGATAAACAGACTGAAGGATTCGGGGATTGAAATAAGATACCTTGATATAGGCGGTGGCCTTGGAATAACATATAATGATGAATCTCCTCCTGAGCTTAATGATTACGCGGGAGCAATAGTTAAGTCTCTTGAAGGGATGCCGCTTCAACTTATTTTAGAGCCCGGCAGAGTCATTGTAGGAAATGCAGGGATACTGGTCACAAAAGTTCTTTATAGAAAATCAGGCAAAGACAAGGAGTTTATTGTCGTTGATGCGGGCATGAACGATCTGGCGCGTCCGAGCCTTTATAAAGCATTTCATGCGATTGAACCGGTTGTAAAGTCTGAAAATGAGCTGATAACAGCGGATATTGTAGGGCCTATCTGTGAGAGTGGAGATTTCCTGGCCGCAGATCGCAGGATTTCTAATGTAAAGAGAGACGATCTTCTAGCGGTGATGAGCGCCGGCGCATATGGATTTACAATGTCGTCTAATTACTGTTCAAGGCTGCGCGTTGCCGAAGTTATGGTAAAGGACGACCGGTTTTATGTTGTAAAAAAACGCCAGGATTATACTGACCTGATAGCAGGAGAATCGATACCGCCGTTTTTAGAAAATTAG
- the dapF gene encoding diaminopimelate epimerase, with amino-acid sequence MKHIEFFKVSGSGNDFIIIDNRDRIIDEKNLKNFVANVCRRKMSVGADGLILVEKSGLVDFKWRFFNSDGNPAEMCGNGARCVARFAYLNRIAGPEMSFETDAGIVSAQVTNHLVKVKMPDPVNLKVDYSIDLKNGPLFISSVNTGVPHVVIMLDSIDDIDVVNLGREMRFHERFAPAGTNVNFICPRQDGVIAIRTYERGVEDETLACGTGAVAGALVTAKKSKIKSPVNIRTKSRQNLYVYYKEKEDIFYDVYLEGDARIIYRGEVYEDAWKFEE; translated from the coding sequence ATGAAACATATTGAATTCTTTAAAGTAAGCGGCAGCGGAAACGATTTTATCATAATCGATAACAGGGACAGGATTATTGATGAAAAGAATCTGAAAAATTTTGTCGCAAATGTGTGCCGCAGAAAAATGTCTGTTGGCGCTGATGGATTAATATTGGTAGAAAAGTCTGGTTTGGTTGATTTTAAGTGGCGTTTTTTTAATTCTGACGGAAACCCTGCCGAGATGTGTGGAAACGGGGCAAGATGTGTTGCGCGTTTTGCATATTTAAACAGGATCGCCGGCCCTGAGATGTCATTTGAAACAGATGCGGGGATAGTTTCCGCACAGGTTACAAACCATCTGGTTAAGGTTAAGATGCCGGACCCTGTGAATCTTAAAGTCGATTATTCCATTGACCTTAAAAACGGGCCTTTGTTTATCAGCAGTGTTAATACCGGCGTTCCTCACGTGGTAATTATGCTTGACAGCATTGATGATATTGATGTTGTTAATCTTGGCAGGGAGATGCGGTTTCACGAGAGGTTTGCTCCTGCAGGAACAAATGTAAATTTCATATGCCCGCGGCAGGATGGCGTTATTGCCATACGGACTTATGAGCGCGGAGTCGAAGATGAAACCCTGGCATGCGGCACAGGTGCGGTAGCAGGGGCTCTTGTAACGGCAAAAAAGTCAAAAATCAAATCTCCTGTTAATATTAGAACTAAAAGCAGGCAGAATCTTTATGTTTACTACAAGGAAAAGGAAGACATTTTTTACGATGTTTATCTTGAGGGGGATGCCCGCATTATTTACAGGGGAGAAGTTTATGAGGATGCCTGGAAGTTTGAGGAATAA
- the hslV gene encoding ATP-dependent protease subunit HslV, with amino-acid sequence MSDSNMKFHGTTIIAIRHKDKLAVAGDGQVTLNNIIIKHHAKKVRKIYNDKIIVGFAGATADALNLSERLEAKLERYNGNLTRSAVELAKDWRTDKYLRRLEAIMIAADETRMFLISGNGDVIEPDEGIIGIGSGGVSAQAAATALIRHTDMDARSIVEEALRIAGSICVFTNDSLTIEEL; translated from the coding sequence ATGAGTGACTCTAATATGAAATTTCATGGAACGACCATAATTGCCATAAGGCATAAGGATAAACTGGCGGTTGCCGGTGACGGCCAGGTAACTTTGAATAATATTATTATAAAACATCATGCCAAAAAGGTAAGAAAGATTTATAATGATAAAATTATTGTGGGATTTGCCGGAGCAACCGCTGATGCTTTAAATCTTTCTGAACGTTTGGAAGCAAAACTTGAACGTTACAACGGAAACCTGACACGCAGCGCTGTTGAGTTGGCAAAAGACTGGCGAACTGACAAGTATTTGAGACGTCTTGAGGCAATAATGATTGCCGCGGATGAAACCAGAATGTTTCTTATCTCGGGCAACGGTGATGTAATTGAACCTGATGAAGGAATTATCGGCATTGGGTCCGGAGGAGTCAGCGCCCAGGCAGCGGCAACAGCTCTGATAAGGCATACAGATATGGATGCAAGGAGTATTGTAGAAGAAGCCTTGAGAATAGCCGGTTCAATCTGTGTGTTTACAAATGATTCATTAACCATAGAAGAATTGTAG
- the xerA gene encoding site-specific tyrosine recombinase/integron integrase: MISSSFKKLIGSFIEFLSIEKGYSKNTSRAYLHDLEEFASFFAPNKENQAGVDEVSPLIIRGYLGFLHKKNKKVTIARKLSSLRSFFRYLVKYGVITDNPADLILSPKQIKAMPVCLTVDDTFRLLNFINTDTLAGLRDCAIFESLYSSGIRVSELAGLNLIDVDFASGVIRVFGKGNKERIVPIGKNALDAIKAYRNRLRLEAGTQIDENGPLFLNKNNGRLTARSIARILAGIAKECGLLMPVSPHALRHSFATHMLDAGADLRVVQELLGHKNLSTTQKYTHVSIDRLMETYDKAHPRR; encoded by the coding sequence ATGATTTCATCTTCTTTCAAAAAGTTAATCGGATCTTTTATCGAATTTCTTTCCATTGAAAAGGGGTATTCCAAAAACACCTCTCGCGCATACCTGCACGATCTTGAAGAGTTTGCATCCTTTTTTGCTCCAAACAAAGAAAATCAGGCTGGAGTGGATGAAGTAAGCCCATTGATAATCAGGGGTTATTTGGGGTTTTTACACAAAAAGAACAAAAAAGTAACCATAGCGCGCAAGCTTTCCTCTTTGCGTTCCTTTTTCAGATATCTTGTGAAGTATGGTGTAATTACTGATAATCCGGCTGATTTGATTCTTTCGCCAAAACAGATAAAGGCTATGCCTGTCTGTTTGACAGTCGATGACACATTCAGGCTGCTGAATTTCATAAACACGGACACTTTGGCCGGACTGAGGGATTGCGCTATTTTTGAGTCTCTATATTCGAGCGGAATAAGAGTATCCGAGCTTGCGGGATTGAATTTGATTGACGTGGATTTTGCGAGCGGTGTTATCCGTGTCTTTGGAAAAGGCAACAAGGAAAGAATTGTGCCGATCGGCAAAAATGCTCTTGATGCAATAAAGGCTTATAGAAACAGGCTGCGACTGGAAGCAGGCACGCAAATTGATGAAAACGGCCCATTGTTTTTAAACAAAAACAATGGCCGTCTTACAGCAAGATCTATTGCCCGCATCCTTGCCGGGATTGCAAAAGAATGCGGTCTTTTAATGCCTGTTTCACCACACGCTTTGCGTCACTCATTTGCAACACATATGCTTGACGCGGGAGCGGATTTAAGGGTAGTGCAGGAACTCCTGGGGCATAAAAACCTTTCTACTACACAAAAATATACACATGTAAGTATAGACAGACTAATGGAAACTTATGACAAAGCCCATCCCAGAAGGTAA
- the argF gene encoding ornithine carbamoyltransferase has product MKKDILTLLDLSKEDFEIFFKRALELKKEHNKGISNRSFAGKTLGLIFDKHSTRTRLSFETAMVQLGGTSIFISAKDTQIARDEPVRDTARVLSRYLDCLAIRTFSQDLLNEFAEYASIPVINALTDLYHPCQVLSDLLTVIEHKGGYKDLKIAWVGDGNNVAHSWINAAAVLGLNLTLACPEGYYPDSKVVEKALKRKCGKIMTTSDPVEAADNADVIYTDVWASMGQETEQIERKQAFKPFQVNKELVDKARKDVIVMHCLPAHRGEEISEEVLEGPNSVVWDQAENKRHMHKAVLEVLMGK; this is encoded by the coding sequence TTGAAAAAAGACATACTAACACTTTTAGACCTGTCCAAAGAAGATTTTGAGATCTTCTTTAAGCGGGCGCTTGAGCTTAAAAAGGAACATAATAAAGGGATTTCCAATAGATCGTTTGCAGGGAAAACACTAGGCCTTATTTTTGATAAACATTCGACACGCACCCGTCTGTCTTTTGAGACGGCAATGGTTCAGCTTGGCGGAACCTCTATATTTATCAGCGCCAAAGATACTCAGATCGCCAGGGATGAACCGGTAAGGGATACTGCCAGGGTTCTTTCAAGATACCTGGACTGCCTGGCTATCAGGACATTTTCGCAGGATCTGTTAAATGAGTTTGCAGAGTATGCTTCCATTCCGGTAATAAATGCCCTGACCGATCTTTATCATCCATGCCAGGTTTTAAGCGATCTTTTGACCGTGATAGAGCACAAGGGGGGATATAAAGACCTAAAAATAGCATGGGTTGGAGACGGCAATAATGTGGCTCATTCATGGATAAATGCTGCTGCTGTCCTCGGGCTTAATCTTACATTAGCCTGTCCTGAAGGATATTATCCTGACAGTAAAGTTGTCGAAAAGGCGCTTAAGAGAAAGTGCGGCAAGATTATGACAACCTCGGACCCTGTTGAGGCAGCGGATAATGCAGATGTGATATATACCGATGTATGGGCAAGCATGGGACAGGAGACCGAGCAAATTGAAAGAAAGCAGGCGTTTAAGCCTTTTCAGGTAAATAAAGAGCTTGTTGATAAGGCACGGAAAGATGTTATAGTAATGCACTGCCTGCCGGCTCACAGGGGTGAAGAGATTAGCGAAGAGGTGCTGGAAGGGCCTAATTCGGTTGTTTGGGATCAGGCTGAAAACAAACGCCATATGCATAAGGCGGTGCTTGAAGTATTGATGGGTAAGTAA